In one window of Anthonomus grandis grandis chromosome 11, icAntGran1.3, whole genome shotgun sequence DNA:
- the LOC126742217 gene encoding ubiquitin thioesterase trabid isoform X3, producing MSDNIKKWACEYCTYENYPSTIKCTMCRGAKPFEDIYKLNDGGRDDRCSPIGATASVEVKNVKDKTCQCDNCSNFTNCSSCISCSSTFTTASNLHEHIMPLRISQNSGSDQNLARNTSPPSSLLNLENSKKSAQSKWMCQTCTYENWPKSLRCAMCGTQNNQRSPPGSRIMSASPERKNSRDDINQSAIIDPSQNNIDSEHCIRQLRRNADWNWLNACMGVIEGDPIPVEAYLASGGDPARSLTASECALLNRNSAFDVGFTLVHLAIRFQREDLLAALLSQIEGSGGSGIKRVPSYVAPDLAADIRRHFATTLRQRKGSFPCHYVTEFPTFTLPAEVSTLPVSVQEQLMSELLDKDAQEELEGGDAAVINWAIGAGVCRLYALWNRSAGDCLLDSVMQATWGVFDRDNTLRRALAETLVHAGYVFYPRWKEYESSHASFLQYSLEDAQWEDDWSSLVALAAQPGSSLEQLHVFALAHILRRPILVYGVKVVKSFRGEALCPARFEGIYLPLLWDHSFCSRSPLALGYTRGHFSALVSIESVGERQRFRASLLPLVDRDRKPLPIHFLLETELGREETILRQWMDVTETEDGILVAQQHFHKRPLLVAQICEEWLNHYRRIIG from the exons ATGAGCGACAACATAAAAAAATGGGCATGTGAATATTGTACTTATGAGAACTACCCTTCTACGATTAAATGCACCATGTGCAGAGGTGCTAAACCGTTCGAggatatatacaaattaaatg ATGGTGGCAGAGATGACAGATGTTCCCCCATAGGAGCCACTGCTTCCGTCgaagttaaaaatgttaaagacaAAACTTGTCAATGTGATAACTGCAGTAATTTTACAAACTGTTCATCTTGTATAAG tTGTTCAAGTACCTTTACAACAGCATCCAACCTCCACGAGCACATAATGCCCTTAAGAATATCTCAGAATTCAGGCTCTGATCAGAATTTAGCGAGAAATACCAGCCCTCCTtctagtttattaaatttagaaaatagtaaaaagtcTGCCCAAAGTAAATGGATGTGTCAg ACCTGTACTTATGAAAATTGGCCAAAATCCTTAAGGTGTGCAATGTGTGGAACTCAAAATAACCAGAGATCCCCACCAGGCAGTCGCATTATGTCAGCCTCACCGGAACGAAAAAACTCAAGGGATGACATCAATCAAAGTGCTATTATAG ATCCTTCCCAAAATAACATCGATTCTGAGCACTGTATAAGACAATTACGTCGTAACGCCGATTGGAACTGGTTAAACGCTTGCATGGGGGTCATAGAGGGAGACCCCATTCCAGTGGAGGCTTACCTTGCTTCCGGTGGTGATCCCGCTAGGTCCCTCACTGCCTCTGAATGTGCTTTACTCAATAGAAATTCGGCTTTCGATGTTGGGTTTACCTTGGTACATTTAGCTATTAG ATTCCAAAGGGAGGACTTGCTGGCCGCTTTATTGTCGCAGATAGAAGGATCCGGGGGATCGGGTATTAAAAGGGTGCCTAGTTACGTTGCGCCCGATCTCGCGGCAGACATAAGGAGACATTTTGCCACCACCCTGAGACAACGAAAAGGAAGTTTTCCTTGTCATTACGTCACAGAGTTTCCTACTTTTACTTTGCCAGCAG AGGTGAGTACTTTACCTGTTTCCGTCCAAGAGCAACTGATGTCCGAACTGTTAGACAAGGACGCACAAGAAGAGTTAGAAGGGGGCGACGCGGCTGTGATAAATTGGGCGATCGGTGCAGGGGTGTGCCGGTTATACGCCCTCTGGAATAG aTCTGCAGGTGATTGCTTGTTAGATAGCGTAATGCAAGCCACTTGGGGTGTATTCGACAGAGATAACACCCTGAGGAGAGCTCTGGCTGAAACCCTGGTGCACGCGGGATACGT CTTTTATCCGCGTTGGAAAGAGTACGAGTCGTCGCACGCATCTTTCTTGCAATATTCTTTGGAGGATGCTCAATGGGAGGACGACTGGAGCAGTTTGGTGGCATTGGCTGCTCAACCCGGCTCTAGTTTAGAGCAACTGCATGTATTCGCTTTGGCACACATACTTAGGAGGCCCATATTAGTTTATGGGGTTAAG GTTGTGAAAAGCTTTAGAGGCGAAGCACTCTGCCCAGCACGTTTCGAGGGGATCTACCTGCCGCTACTGTGGGACCACAGTTTTTGTTCGCGATCTCCCTTGGCCTTAGGTTACACGAGAGGACACTTTTCAGCTTTAGTTTCTATAGAATCCGTCGGCGAACGTCAGCGCTTCCGGGCGTCTTTACTACCTTTGGTCGACAGGGATCGAAAACCGTTacctatacattttttattagaaaccGAA TTGGGTCGCGAAGAAACCATCCTGAGACAGTGGATGGACGTAACAGAAACCGAAGATGGAATTTTGGTAGCTCAACAACATTTTCACAAACGGCCACTGCTGGTCGCGCAAATATGCGAGGAATGGCTGAATCATTACAGGAGAATAAT aggCTGA
- the LOC126742217 gene encoding ubiquitin thioesterase trabid isoform X2, which translates to MSDNIKKWACEYCTYENYPSTIKCTMCRGAKPFEDIYKLNDGGRDDRCSPIGATASVEVKNVKDKTCQCDNCSNFTNCSSCISTFTTASNLHEHIMPLRISQNSGSDQNLARNTSPPSSLLNLENSKKSAQSKWMCQTCTYENWPKSLRCAMCGTQNNQRSPPGSRIMSASPERKNSRDDINQSAIIDPSQNNIDSEHCIRQLRRNADWNWLNACMGVIEGDPIPVEAYLASGGDPARSLTASECALLNRNSAFDVGFTLVHLAIRFQREDLLAALLSQIEGSGGSGIKRVPSYVAPDLAADIRRHFATTLRQRKGSFPCHYVTEFPTFTLPAEVSTLPVSVQEQLMSELLDKDAQEELEGGDAAVINWAIGAGVCRLYALWNRSAGDCLLDSVMQATWGVFDRDNTLRRALAETLVHAGYVFYPRWKEYESSHASFLQYSLEDAQWEDDWSSLVALAAQPGSSLEQLHVFALAHILRRPILVYGVKVVKSFRGEALCPARFEGIYLPLLWDHSFCSRSPLALGYTRGHFSALVSIESVGERQRFRASLLPLVDRDRKPLPIHFLLETELGREETILRQWMDVTETEDGILVAQQHFHKRPLLVAQICEEWLNHYRRIIQMSCAPFERPVSTLAYSSEEETDCE; encoded by the exons ATGAGCGACAACATAAAAAAATGGGCATGTGAATATTGTACTTATGAGAACTACCCTTCTACGATTAAATGCACCATGTGCAGAGGTGCTAAACCGTTCGAggatatatacaaattaaatg ATGGTGGCAGAGATGACAGATGTTCCCCCATAGGAGCCACTGCTTCCGTCgaagttaaaaatgttaaagacaAAACTTGTCAATGTGATAACTGCAGTAATTTTACAAACTGTTCATCTTGTATAAG TACCTTTACAACAGCATCCAACCTCCACGAGCACATAATGCCCTTAAGAATATCTCAGAATTCAGGCTCTGATCAGAATTTAGCGAGAAATACCAGCCCTCCTtctagtttattaaatttagaaaatagtaaaaagtcTGCCCAAAGTAAATGGATGTGTCAg ACCTGTACTTATGAAAATTGGCCAAAATCCTTAAGGTGTGCAATGTGTGGAACTCAAAATAACCAGAGATCCCCACCAGGCAGTCGCATTATGTCAGCCTCACCGGAACGAAAAAACTCAAGGGATGACATCAATCAAAGTGCTATTATAG ATCCTTCCCAAAATAACATCGATTCTGAGCACTGTATAAGACAATTACGTCGTAACGCCGATTGGAACTGGTTAAACGCTTGCATGGGGGTCATAGAGGGAGACCCCATTCCAGTGGAGGCTTACCTTGCTTCCGGTGGTGATCCCGCTAGGTCCCTCACTGCCTCTGAATGTGCTTTACTCAATAGAAATTCGGCTTTCGATGTTGGGTTTACCTTGGTACATTTAGCTATTAG ATTCCAAAGGGAGGACTTGCTGGCCGCTTTATTGTCGCAGATAGAAGGATCCGGGGGATCGGGTATTAAAAGGGTGCCTAGTTACGTTGCGCCCGATCTCGCGGCAGACATAAGGAGACATTTTGCCACCACCCTGAGACAACGAAAAGGAAGTTTTCCTTGTCATTACGTCACAGAGTTTCCTACTTTTACTTTGCCAGCAG AGGTGAGTACTTTACCTGTTTCCGTCCAAGAGCAACTGATGTCCGAACTGTTAGACAAGGACGCACAAGAAGAGTTAGAAGGGGGCGACGCGGCTGTGATAAATTGGGCGATCGGTGCAGGGGTGTGCCGGTTATACGCCCTCTGGAATAG aTCTGCAGGTGATTGCTTGTTAGATAGCGTAATGCAAGCCACTTGGGGTGTATTCGACAGAGATAACACCCTGAGGAGAGCTCTGGCTGAAACCCTGGTGCACGCGGGATACGT CTTTTATCCGCGTTGGAAAGAGTACGAGTCGTCGCACGCATCTTTCTTGCAATATTCTTTGGAGGATGCTCAATGGGAGGACGACTGGAGCAGTTTGGTGGCATTGGCTGCTCAACCCGGCTCTAGTTTAGAGCAACTGCATGTATTCGCTTTGGCACACATACTTAGGAGGCCCATATTAGTTTATGGGGTTAAG GTTGTGAAAAGCTTTAGAGGCGAAGCACTCTGCCCAGCACGTTTCGAGGGGATCTACCTGCCGCTACTGTGGGACCACAGTTTTTGTTCGCGATCTCCCTTGGCCTTAGGTTACACGAGAGGACACTTTTCAGCTTTAGTTTCTATAGAATCCGTCGGCGAACGTCAGCGCTTCCGGGCGTCTTTACTACCTTTGGTCGACAGGGATCGAAAACCGTTacctatacattttttattagaaaccGAA TTGGGTCGCGAAGAAACCATCCTGAGACAGTGGATGGACGTAACAGAAACCGAAGATGGAATTTTGGTAGCTCAACAACATTTTCACAAACGGCCACTGCTGGTCGCGCAAATATGCGAGGAATGGCTGAATCATTACAGGAGAATAAT CCAAATGAGTTGCGCCCCATTTGAACGGCCGGTGTCTACGCTCGCTTATTCGAGCGAAGAAGAAACGGATTGCGAATGA
- the LOC126742217 gene encoding ubiquitin thioesterase trabid isoform X1, which produces MSDNIKKWACEYCTYENYPSTIKCTMCRGAKPFEDIYKLNDGGRDDRCSPIGATASVEVKNVKDKTCQCDNCSNFTNCSSCISCSSTFTTASNLHEHIMPLRISQNSGSDQNLARNTSPPSSLLNLENSKKSAQSKWMCQTCTYENWPKSLRCAMCGTQNNQRSPPGSRIMSASPERKNSRDDINQSAIIDPSQNNIDSEHCIRQLRRNADWNWLNACMGVIEGDPIPVEAYLASGGDPARSLTASECALLNRNSAFDVGFTLVHLAIRFQREDLLAALLSQIEGSGGSGIKRVPSYVAPDLAADIRRHFATTLRQRKGSFPCHYVTEFPTFTLPAEVSTLPVSVQEQLMSELLDKDAQEELEGGDAAVINWAIGAGVCRLYALWNRSAGDCLLDSVMQATWGVFDRDNTLRRALAETLVHAGYVFYPRWKEYESSHASFLQYSLEDAQWEDDWSSLVALAAQPGSSLEQLHVFALAHILRRPILVYGVKVVKSFRGEALCPARFEGIYLPLLWDHSFCSRSPLALGYTRGHFSALVSIESVGERQRFRASLLPLVDRDRKPLPIHFLLETELGREETILRQWMDVTETEDGILVAQQHFHKRPLLVAQICEEWLNHYRRIIQMSCAPFERPVSTLAYSSEEETDCE; this is translated from the exons ATGAGCGACAACATAAAAAAATGGGCATGTGAATATTGTACTTATGAGAACTACCCTTCTACGATTAAATGCACCATGTGCAGAGGTGCTAAACCGTTCGAggatatatacaaattaaatg ATGGTGGCAGAGATGACAGATGTTCCCCCATAGGAGCCACTGCTTCCGTCgaagttaaaaatgttaaagacaAAACTTGTCAATGTGATAACTGCAGTAATTTTACAAACTGTTCATCTTGTATAAG tTGTTCAAGTACCTTTACAACAGCATCCAACCTCCACGAGCACATAATGCCCTTAAGAATATCTCAGAATTCAGGCTCTGATCAGAATTTAGCGAGAAATACCAGCCCTCCTtctagtttattaaatttagaaaatagtaaaaagtcTGCCCAAAGTAAATGGATGTGTCAg ACCTGTACTTATGAAAATTGGCCAAAATCCTTAAGGTGTGCAATGTGTGGAACTCAAAATAACCAGAGATCCCCACCAGGCAGTCGCATTATGTCAGCCTCACCGGAACGAAAAAACTCAAGGGATGACATCAATCAAAGTGCTATTATAG ATCCTTCCCAAAATAACATCGATTCTGAGCACTGTATAAGACAATTACGTCGTAACGCCGATTGGAACTGGTTAAACGCTTGCATGGGGGTCATAGAGGGAGACCCCATTCCAGTGGAGGCTTACCTTGCTTCCGGTGGTGATCCCGCTAGGTCCCTCACTGCCTCTGAATGTGCTTTACTCAATAGAAATTCGGCTTTCGATGTTGGGTTTACCTTGGTACATTTAGCTATTAG ATTCCAAAGGGAGGACTTGCTGGCCGCTTTATTGTCGCAGATAGAAGGATCCGGGGGATCGGGTATTAAAAGGGTGCCTAGTTACGTTGCGCCCGATCTCGCGGCAGACATAAGGAGACATTTTGCCACCACCCTGAGACAACGAAAAGGAAGTTTTCCTTGTCATTACGTCACAGAGTTTCCTACTTTTACTTTGCCAGCAG AGGTGAGTACTTTACCTGTTTCCGTCCAAGAGCAACTGATGTCCGAACTGTTAGACAAGGACGCACAAGAAGAGTTAGAAGGGGGCGACGCGGCTGTGATAAATTGGGCGATCGGTGCAGGGGTGTGCCGGTTATACGCCCTCTGGAATAG aTCTGCAGGTGATTGCTTGTTAGATAGCGTAATGCAAGCCACTTGGGGTGTATTCGACAGAGATAACACCCTGAGGAGAGCTCTGGCTGAAACCCTGGTGCACGCGGGATACGT CTTTTATCCGCGTTGGAAAGAGTACGAGTCGTCGCACGCATCTTTCTTGCAATATTCTTTGGAGGATGCTCAATGGGAGGACGACTGGAGCAGTTTGGTGGCATTGGCTGCTCAACCCGGCTCTAGTTTAGAGCAACTGCATGTATTCGCTTTGGCACACATACTTAGGAGGCCCATATTAGTTTATGGGGTTAAG GTTGTGAAAAGCTTTAGAGGCGAAGCACTCTGCCCAGCACGTTTCGAGGGGATCTACCTGCCGCTACTGTGGGACCACAGTTTTTGTTCGCGATCTCCCTTGGCCTTAGGTTACACGAGAGGACACTTTTCAGCTTTAGTTTCTATAGAATCCGTCGGCGAACGTCAGCGCTTCCGGGCGTCTTTACTACCTTTGGTCGACAGGGATCGAAAACCGTTacctatacattttttattagaaaccGAA TTGGGTCGCGAAGAAACCATCCTGAGACAGTGGATGGACGTAACAGAAACCGAAGATGGAATTTTGGTAGCTCAACAACATTTTCACAAACGGCCACTGCTGGTCGCGCAAATATGCGAGGAATGGCTGAATCATTACAGGAGAATAAT CCAAATGAGTTGCGCCCCATTTGAACGGCCGGTGTCTACGCTCGCTTATTCGAGCGAAGAAGAAACGGATTGCGAATGA